From Camelina sativa cultivar DH55 chromosome 5, Cs, whole genome shotgun sequence:
CACGGGACAGTCTTTTCTTTTACCGAAGgtgaagacaatgaagagggtTGGGGTACATAGCTATTTAGGGTATGATCCCATAGGTAAAATCTACAAGGTATTGTCCATGACATGGTTAGTCAATGGAAGAGACGTGATTTTTGAGGAGCATCAAGTTCTAACATTAGGAACTAGGAAACCTGAATGGAGAATGATAGATTGTCGCAGACACCATTATGTTTTTCAGAGTAAAGAGATATGCATCAGTGGTGTTTTGTATTACACAGCTGCTAACGATATGTATGGAGAGGATTCCATAGTCGTTTGCTTTGATGTCAGGACTGAGAAGTTCAGATTTGTTGATGACGTGGAAAATTTCCGTGTTGGAACTCTGGTAAACTACAATGGCAAATTAGGTTCACTTGTGTCGTCTGAAGGGTCTAGCTCGGTTAGTAGAACAAGTAAAAGTATAATGATGTATGTTCTAGAAGATGTCGAAAAGCAGGAATGGTGGAAGCATACATACGTACTACCCGCTTTGTGGCCAAGTATAGTTGAAACGAACTATTTTAGCTTTGCTGGACTGACCCTGACAAATGAAATTGTCTTGTCCCCGTCCTATACATTTGGGCCTTTCTACGTTATCTACTACAATGTCGATAAAAAGACAGCCGTAAAACTTCAAATCCAAGGAGTGAAACCGAATATGGATCGTGAACTTCTCACCTTTACAGACTATGTAGAGGACGTGACGCTTATGCCACAATGTTTTACTTAGGACTTTTATAAATTGAGGTAGTTGTCACATAGCTAGTCTGGTCCTTGCAGGGTTTTATTACTGTCCTTTTATCTtattggatttttgttttcacttgTGGATTCCTATTTTTACTTGTTTACTCTTTAGCGTGAGCATCATTGCGATTagatttaatttgaaaatttcctTCTTGATTAtactagaaaatatataatgtggAATGAAAGATTGATTAGGTACGACACTAGCTAGACATGAAGATTCTTCATGGAGGATGATCGGATGTTGCATTGATGGTGTGTTCTGTTTTATCCATCTATCAATAGATCTTTCCGAGTTTTCATGATCGTTTGCTAtgatgttaggtctgagaaTTAAAGCAACGAAAAAAACAGCTTTCATTACAGAATTGGGTCATGCACAGATCTGATCAACTACAATGGTCAAATAGGTTCACTTGTGTTTGAAGGGTCTTGCTTTGTTGATGGAAGCCGTAGAAGAATTATGGCGTGGGTTCTAAAAGATGCCGCAACCTGATCTTGC
This genomic window contains:
- the LOC104789084 gene encoding F-box protein DOR-like — its product is MNGGKSSGSGPIHVDLLIEILLRLPAKAIARCRCVSKQWASTLALPHFTELFLTKSSARPRLLFAFKGYDSILFFSSPQPQNNPDEKNNSPAAVTVNYRTRFSFHRRYANICPVNGFFCFRSERIVRGRTNPLLELVICNPCTGQSFLLPKVKTMKRVGVHSYLGYDPIGKIYKVLSMTWLVNGRDVIFEEHQVLTLGTRKPEWRMIDCRRHHYVFQSKEICISGVLYYTAANDMYGEDSIVVCFDVRTEKFRFVDDVENFRVGTLVNYNGKLGSLVSSEGSSSVSRTSKSIMMYVLEDVEKQEWWKHTYVLPALWPSIVETNYFSFAGLTLTNEIVLSPSYTFGPFYVIYYNVDKKTAVKLQIQGVKPNMDRELLTFTDYVEDVTLMPQCFT